The stretch of DNA CGATGTATCCGCCGTTGGCAGCCACGGTCCGCGCGCTGGGAACCAATCCGCTCGGCGCGTTGCTGAAGTTGTATTGCGGCGCTGCCGGCGGAGCGGTGTTGCTCAGCGGTTGCGGCGGCGTTTCGGGAGCGGTGTAAGGAGCGCTCGGCGCACACGAAGCTTGAGGCGCACAGGGATAACCGCCGGCTTGATAGTTGGCCTGCACAGCAGCAAACGGGCTGTCGGGCCGCGTCTGAAAATGCGCCGCCAAGGTCCCCGGTCGCTGCCCGCGCGCCTGAGGATACCCCGCGGCCAACAACGCATCGCCGGTCGTCGCACAGACGCAAACCGCAACGGTCAATTGCCAAATTCGCAACGAAGTCAAACAGCGCGAACTCATTTCTGCACCCCCCATTTCAGCCGGCCGAGAAGACATGCCCTCGTCGCCACCCGCTGCAAAAACGGATCAGGGGCGAAACATAATGACGAGGCATCATTGATAAAGCTTCGGCAAGAACCCCCGCCCAGCGCAGCAGAAAACCCCGAGCCGCTATCTCATTAGAGGACTCACAACGGTCGCCAGGATCACATCGATCAACGAAACTGAGGCGAGTAGCGAAGCGGCGCAAGTTTTACGGGGGGGGGGAGGCGACGGAGCGCGCTCTGGACTAGCGAACAGAGGAAGATCACGAGAGAATCATCTCAGGCGGAATTCGCAAACGACTACCGGGAGAGCGAGCCATCAAAAGCACAGCCACAACTGTTGAACAATACCTGGCCGAATTGCCGGACGACCGTCGCAAAGCGATTGAGGCTGTCCGCGCGGTCATTCTCAAAAACTTGCCCAGCGGTTACGAGGAAGGTATGCAATACGGCATGATTGGTTACTTCGTGCCGCACAGCCTTTATCCCGCAGGCTATCATTGCAATCCTCAAGAACCATTGCCCTTCGCATCCCTAGCTTCGCAAAAGAACTACATGTCGCTCTACCTGATGTGTACATATAGCGATCCGGGACAAGAAACTTGGTTCCGCGAAGCGTGGGCCAAAACCGGGAAGAAACTGAACATGGGCAAATCGTGCGTGCGGTTCAAAAAACTGGAGGACCTGCCACTCAAGGTGATCGGCCAAGCGATCAAACGGGTCTCGGTGAAGAAATTCATCTCTTACTACGAGTCGGCAACCCAAGGCACCAACACTTCTCGACGTCGCAAGTGTTAGTCCGTGGCTGACAGCATGGCACGACCAACTGTGCTGTTCTTGCAACCAACTGGGTTCTTTTCACGTCGTCGGGTGCGGTGGCAGCGAACGCGCTAGCAGGATTGCCCGGCGGAACTGAATTTGTCTTCACAGCACCATTTTGACAAGACAATCCGCTGCAATTCGGCCGATTTGAGAATTTCACCCTTAATAAAATGCGGTATCGCAGGTCGTTGTTGGCGAGAGTAAGCCGTGATGTCCGCCGAAAGGCCGTTCGGACGTCTCAATCGCTGAACAGTCCATGCACTGTGGATTTTGCCGATCGGCTGATACGCAACAAGTCGAAATCAGGCTGGGGCACCTCCTCCGCTTCAAAAAACTGAATAACCGCATGAAAAAAACGGAGGCGCCACATTCCCAAAAACGATAATCTGCGATCTGATCTCCTGATTTTTCGCAAATTTTCGTTTAAAAAAGCGCTCGATTCTCGCAAATAATGCGGATTCAGCCCCATAAACCGTACAGTTGCGGCCTGTTCCCCTGCCAAATCGGCCAGAGAAGGCAATTCCGTTCGCGGATTCTCGAAATTTACCGTGTTTGGGAAAATATCGTTGCGGGCGAAATCGCCGTTATGGCCATAAAAATACGCGGAAATCCTTCGTTGAGACTACGAACATTAATTTCATCCCCTAAAATGGCGAAGAGATGATTGGACGAAGCGATGGATTTCCAAGTCGCGAAGCAAACCTACCCTACTTCCTACGAGACTCAACCAGTGATGGACGAAACACCTCAGGCGATCGATGCGGGCGAATTAGACGAGTGGTTTGAATCGCTCGACGATCTGTTACACCGCCACGGACCCGACGGCGTACGTCAGATGATGTCGGTTTTGCAAGAGCGAGCCTACCAAAACGGTGTGGCCATGCCCTTTACGGCCAACACCCCATATATCAATACAATTCGCCACGATCAGCAGCCTCGTTTCCCCGGCAACCGGGCCATCGAACGCCGGATTAAGAGTCTGATTCGCTGGAATGCGATGGCCATGGTCGTTCGCGCCAACGCTGCCAGTTCG from Symmachiella dynata encodes:
- a CDS encoding DUF1801 domain-containing protein: MKSTATTVEQYLAELPDDRRKAIEAVRAVILKNLPSGYEEGMQYGMIGYFVPHSLYPAGYHCNPQEPLPFASLASQKNYMSLYLMCTYSDPGQETWFREAWAKTGKKLNMGKSCVRFKKLEDLPLKVIGQAIKRVSVKKFISYYESATQGTNTSRRRKC